The sequence below is a genomic window from Nitrospirota bacterium.
CAATCGCCTTGATATGCCCGTCCAACGAGAGTTCGCCGACACACACACAGTCTTGTACATGCTGAGGCAGAATGACTTCTTCCGCGACGAGAATGCCGATGGCAATGGCCAGATCAAGCCCTGGCCCCTCCTTCTTGATTCCCGCGGGAGCGAGATTTACGGTAATCTTCTTGGCAGGAAAGTGGAAACCGGTATTCTTGAGCGCGGAGCGGACACGGTCGCGGCTCTCCCGCACCGTCGCATCCGGAAGCCCCACGACCGAGAATTGGGGAAGCCCTCCAACGATGTCGACTTCCACATCGATCAGATGGGCATCGATACCGACGAGTGCAGCACTGAGAACCTTTGCGAGCATGGGCATTTCCGGTCAAGCAGCAACAATGCTGAATTATAGGAATCCTGTTGAATTGTTGCAATCGAAACGACAGGTGAAGGCGGGAATATGGTTCCATTTCGTAGCGGCCCAGGTATTTAGGCTGGAGACTGCAGACTGAAGTCTATCTATGAGTATGCGGGCTAAAAGCTATCCACCTGAGCAGTTACGATCGTTTCTTGATATCCAAAATGTCCTGCTGGAACCGGTCGCGTGCCGCCAAGATGACTTTCCGCCGTTTCCACCGGCCCCAAGTCCACCATCGAAGGCGATCCTGAAATGTAACGATCGGCGCCGGAGCGCTCCCACTTGGAGCATGCTGAAAATCGTAGCCCTGGTGCTTGGCGCGATTTTCAAAAAATCGGCGGTAGAGATGATCGTACAACCCTTTCCCCGAATCGCCGCCGTCCACGCAACCTCCTACAATAACAGCTCCAGCTGCCGGCGCTCCGTCACTGGAGACGAACAAGTCTGACGATGACACACAAATGCCGTCGGGTGCCCATTCACCGTCGCCTTCCCTGCGGCAAGCGGCAAGTCGGATTCCCCGACACGACGAGTCGTGTCGGCCACCAGCACCGTACGATTCGGCAGATACCGCTGATGAACCGTCGAGAGCAACGATTCGGTTCGTGCATCGCCGCGAGTGCCAAGGACCACAATTTCCTTCGGCGTCGTCAGGTACCAATCTAGCGAACAGAGCATGGCTGATGAACCATAGGCGTTATGCCCCATCACGCTCCGGAAGACCCGAAATAGATGCTCTGCCCGATCATAATACTGCTGCTCTCTTGTGAAAGAGAAGAGTCTCAACAAGACCAAGGCGACAATAGCATTGCCGGATGGAATCGCGCTATCAGTTCCGGACTTCATGCGATGAAGAAGGGCTTCATGGTCGCGACTGGTATAAAAGCACCCGCCCGCTCCCTCATCCCAATATCGATCCAGCAGATGGTCCGTCATCTCGCGAGCCTGCTCCAGATACCACCGATGCGACGTCGCCTCAAACGCATCCAACAACGCAGCGGCGAGACAAGCTGCATCGTCCAGGTATCCATTCACACGCCCCTTCCCTGCCGTGACCGCACGATAGACCCGCCCGTTCTCAACCGCATAGTCCAAGAGGAATGTGAGCGCCCGTTCGGCGGCAGTGAGATAGGCGGGAAGCCCGAATGCCTGGTAGGCATCAAGGTAGGCGGAGACCATCATCGCGTTCCAACTCGTGAGAATATTGTCATCCCGCTCCGGTTTTATCCTACGCTCTCGTGCTGCTAACAATTTCACCCTGGCATGCCGCAACGCTTGCAGCGCGTCCGGCGCGATCTGAGTCCCACCGAGCCGATTCAACACGTTCATGCCTTCAAAATTTCCGCTCTCCGTCACTCCATAGTGTCGGCAGAACTCCTCAGCCGCATTGGCGCCCAGCACCGAAACAATTTCTCCCGGCCCCCACACGAAGTAGGCTCCCTCATGCCCCTCACTGTCGGCATCCTGTGCAGCATAGAACGCGCCGTCCGGATGCGTGAGTTCACGGCGAACGTACTCCAAGGTCTCTCCCACCACCTCACGAAACCGATCCTCCCTGGTGAGACGCCATCCATCAAGATAGATCCGTACCAGTTGGGCGTTGTCATAGAGCATCTTCTCGAAATGGGGAATCAGCCACTGGCCGTCCACCGAGTAGCGATGAAAACCGCCGCCAAGATGGTCGTAGATTCCGCCGGCTGCCATAGTTCTCAGCTGTAACAATACGAGTTCTTGATAGGAGACGTCTTTCGTCCTAGCCGTCTGACGCAGTAGCAGGCTCAGCGGGGGAACCGTGGGAAACTTCGGCCCATCACCGAATCCGCCGTGGACCGGATCGAAAAACTGCCCGAGGCTCTTTGCCGCTTCGTCAAACAAACCATCCGTCAAGGGGTCTGTCGAGGGTTGCGGAGTCCCGACCCGCAGCAATCCTGTTTTGACTTTCTCCACGTTCTTACAGACATCCTCTCGATGGTTCCGATAGGCTTCGACGACACCTCGCATGACCTCAGGAAATCCCGGCAGATTATGCCGGGGTGACGGTGGGAAATACGTCCCCCCATAAAAGGGTTCCTGGTCAGGGGTTAGAAACATCGTGAGGGGCCACCCCCCGCCCCGCCCGAGAAACACCTGGGCAGCTTTCTGGTAGATCTCATCCAGATCTGGACGTTCTTCTCGATCAACCTTCACATTGATGAAGT
It includes:
- a CDS encoding thioredoxin domain-containing protein translates to MTDPALPMDRSPNRLITEASPYLRQHAKNPVDWYPWGKEALSRAKAEDKPILLSIGYSACHWCHVMAHECFENGEIAALMNQDFINVKVDREERPDLDEIYQKAAQVFLGRGGGWPLTMFLTPDQEPFYGGTYFPPSPRHNLPGFPEVMRGVVEAYRNHREDVCKNVEKVKTGLLRVGTPQPSTDPLTDGLFDEAAKSLGQFFDPVHGGFGDGPKFPTVPPLSLLLRQTARTKDVSYQELVLLQLRTMAAGGIYDHLGGGFHRYSVDGQWLIPHFEKMLYDNAQLVRIYLDGWRLTREDRFREVVGETLEYVRRELTHPDGAFYAAQDADSEGHEGAYFVWGPGEIVSVLGANAAEEFCRHYGVTESGNFEGMNVLNRLGGTQIAPDALQALRHARVKLLAARERRIKPERDDNILTSWNAMMVSAYLDAYQAFGLPAYLTAAERALTFLLDYAVENGRVYRAVTAGKGRVNGYLDDAACLAAALLDAFEATSHRWYLEQAREMTDHLLDRYWDEGAGGCFYTSRDHEALLHRMKSGTDSAIPSGNAIVALVLLRLFSFTREQQYYDRAEHLFRVFRSVMGHNAYGSSAMLCSLDWYLTTPKEIVVLGTRGDARTESLLSTVHQRYLPNRTVLVADTTRRVGESDLPLAAGKATVNGHPTAFVCHRQTCSSPVTERRQLELLL